One segment of Clavelina lepadiformis chromosome 2, kaClaLepa1.1, whole genome shotgun sequence DNA contains the following:
- the LOC143445188 gene encoding dual specificity protein kinase CLK2-like gives MLELLSSDKDFEVNLNGLREMTVNKMGKTTRRYRSRENDDDYKPGHKRRRIGKYDEGFEEENQYSSSRYDSRSYGKHSESAKSYHKHYNDGYYSRDSSRVINCPASHPRNESSFDRKEPSESSRYHRSNRHRRNQKSTSESESRDRHRNKNVRAKSVEDDEEGHLIYRHGDWLQARYEIVNTLGEGTFGKVLHCVDHQREGQYVALKVIKNIEKYRDAAFLEINVLKKIQEKDTDGKYLCVTMVDWFNYHGHICIAFELLGLSTFDYQKDNHYLPYPLEQVRHMAFQLIWAVKFLHDNHITHTDLKPENVLLVDSTCEIRYNPSKRRDERLLLNPDIRLIDFGSATFDNEHHSTVVSTRHYRAPEVVLELGWNQSCDVWSIGCIIFEFYMGITMFQTHDNREHLAMMERILGPIPSRMIKKSRKQKYFYHGRLDWDEQSSAGKYVRDNCKPLMRYIQRKDHPEHMKLIDLIARMLVYDPAKRASLAELINHPFFDALPAEKRFLAPIKNSYVQPSQYNGVQEQRTTRSVHGLR, from the exons ATGTTGGAACTGTTGTCGAGTGATAAAGATTTTGAG GTTAACTTGAACGGTCTACGGGAAATGACTGTTAATAAAATGGGCAAGACGACGAGGAGATACAGGAGCAGAGAAAATGACGACGATTACAAACCGGGTCACAAAAGAAGAAGAATTGGAAAGTACGACGAAGGTTTTGAAGAAGAGAATCAATATTCCAGTAGTCGTTACGATTCACGCTCTTATGGAAAACATAGTGAAAG TGCTAAGTCTTACCACAAACATTACAACGATGGATATTATAGTCGGGATTCCAGTAGAGTGATAAATTGCCCTGCATCCCATCCCAGAAATGAGAGTAGCTTTGACAGGAAAGAACCTTCCGAGAGCAGTAGATATCACCGTAGTAACAGGCACCGCAGAAATCAGAAGTCTACAAGTGAATCTGAATCG AGAGATCGTCATAGAAACAAGAACGTCAGGGCAAAGAGTGTGGAAGATGACGAGGAGGGTCATCTCATTTATCGCCATGGCGACTGGCTCCAAGCGAGAT ATGAAATAGTGAATACACTCGGTGAGGGAACGTTTGGGAAAGTTCTGCATTGTGTAGACCACCAGAG GGAAGGACAGTACGTTGCATTGAAAGTGATAAAAAACATTGAGAAGTACCGGGATGCTGCATTTCTCGAGATCAACGTCCTTAAGAAGATTCAAGAGAAAGACACTGATGGGAAATA CTTGTGCGTGACTATGGTGGATTGGTTCAATTACCACGGTCATATTTGCATCGCTTTTGAGCTTCTCGGACTGAGCACCTTCGATTACCAG AAAGACAATCATTATTTGCCATACCCATTGGAGCAAGTGAGACATATGGCCTTTCAACTGATATGGGCAGTCAAGT ttCTGCACGATAACCACATCACTCACACCGACCTCAAACCCGAGAATGTTCTCCTGGTTGACTCAACGTGCGAGATTCGTTACAACCCTTCGAAGAGGAGAGATGAGCGACTCCTCCTCAACCCCGATATTCGGTTGATCGATTTTGGATCTGCGACGTTTGATAATGAGCACCACAGCACTGTCGTCTCAACTCGCCACTACAGGGCTCCTGAAGTTGTGTTAG AGCTGGGCTGGAATCAGTCGTGTGATGTGTGGTCGATCGGTTGCATCATATTCGAGTTCTATATGGGCATCACCATGTTTCAAACTCACGACAACAGGGAGCACCTGGCTATGATGGAACGCATCCTTGGTCCTATCCCTAGTCGAATGATTAAGAAGTCGAGAAAGCAGAAATATTTCTATCATGGCCGATTGGACTGGGATGAACAATCTTCTGCCGGCAAATATGTCAGAGATAACTGCAAGCCACTGATG CGATATATTCAACGTAAAGATCATCCGGAACATATGAAGTTGATTGATTTGATCGCTCGTATGCTGGTGTACGACCCCGCCAAACGTGCTTCTCTCGCTGAGCTCATAAACCACCCGTTCTTTGATGCGCTTCCAGCAGAAAAACGCTTTCTTGCTCCAATAAAGAACTCATACGTTCAACCATCACAGTATAACGGAGTTCAAGAACAACGTACCACACGTTCCGTTCATGGCCTCAGATGA